A single genomic interval of Saccharothrix saharensis harbors:
- a CDS encoding SDR family NAD(P)-dependent oxidoreductase: protein MDNEEKLLGYLKRTTAELRETKRRLRAVERRDAEPIAIVAMACRYPGGVSSPEDLWRLVDAGRDAITEFPTDRGWDTDGVYDPRPGVPGKTYSREGGFLDDVAGFDPDFFGISPREALATDPQQRLLLEVAWEALERGGLDPAALRGSRTGVFAGVMYRDYASKLTRVPEEVEGYLGTGGLGSVVSGRVAYTFGFEGPAVTVDTACSSSLVALHLAVRALRAGECDLALAGGVTVMSTPATFIDFSRQRGLAADGRCKSFSDDADGTGWGEGAGVLLVERLSDAERLGHPVLAVVRGSAVNSDGASSGLTAPNGPSQQRVIRDALANAGLIAADVDLVEAHGTGTTLGDPIEAQALLATYGQGRDEPLWLGSVKSNIGHTQAAAGVAGIIKSVLAMRHGVLPRTLHVGEPSSRVDWSAGAVSLLAEARPWPSVDRPRRAAVSSFGISGTNAHVILEGVTPAEEPPVPSGAVVPWVLSGRTRAAVSAQAARLGAVSGDPVDVAYSLATSRSAFPHRAVVVGSSAEDFAAGLDAVAAGAPGVARGEVVEGGVAFLFTGQGAQRAGMGLTAYQRFPAYAAAFDEVAAALAPWLDRPLAEVLASADIDRTEYAQPALFAVEVALFRLVVSWGVRPDFLAGHSIGEIAAAHVAGVLSLDDAARLVAARGRLMQALPEGGAMVALPVPEDDVLPLLSDWVDLAAVNGPRSVVVSGDEDEVLRVAAAFGDQGKRLRVSHAFHSHRMNAALGEFRTVAESLTYSPPTIPIVSTAGGFLSDLSGSVNNRVPLGGDPSAGTRESTSGGTSAGTGPRGGAAGGVDFGAEYWVRHARVAVRFHDAVRQLQADGVRTFLELGPHGVLTAMAQEFLDDPAAVVPVLVRDRPDDVALVEALARLHVRGARVDWEAFFAPRGARRVDLPTYPFQRERYWLDQAAPVGDAGGLGQTALDHPLLGAAVPDPETGGVVCTGLLSVRTHPWLADHEVLGTILVPGTGLVELVGRAAAEVGCETVEELTLAAPLVLPEQGAVAVQVTVGAPDGDGFRPVSVHSRPDEDDAPWTKHATGLLTRTAGHPATAEAWPPAGAEPLPLDGLYDRLADQGYVYGPAFRALRAAWRRGDEVFAEAALPDAVADADRYGLHPALFDAALHANLIEESAQGTALPFAWHGVTRRKHGVRVVRTRISPTADGLAVSLSDEAGNPVAEVRSLVARPVSAAQLGGARPRSLYRVEWTPFALPATEPSDGFVVVEPELRTGGDVPAAVRANVDTTLRLIRDWLADERQAHAKLVVVTRTADLAVAPIRGLVRSAQAEHADRFVLADLDDDPASTRALPAALASGEPEITVRGGKASAPRLVRTNPAGEPPKFTGTVLVTGGTTGLGALVARHLVVEHGVRDLLLVSRRGHAPEPAADLRALGADVTVAACDVADRDALAALLAEHPVKAVVHAAGVVDNAVITALTPEQVDRVLRPKVDAAWNLHELTGDLDAFVLFSSAAGLVVGAGQGNYAAANVFLDALAEHRRAHGLPATSLAWGLWDGTAGLAAGLDDAGFARMRRLGMPPLSPAEGLDLFDAALAADDAVLVPIRLDQAALRARTDALPGMLRDLGRATEAAAPVDLPARLRDLPPAERERALLDLVRGTVAGVLGHRGAEAVAPDRAFSELGFDSLAAVELRNQLNQATGLRLPSTLVFDYPSAAVLAGHLDVLLTPAEADPTAAVLAEVDRLAAVIAALDPEVDRGPVTARLDALVRRWHDTHVSAAGPDEEPDFDAATDEELFDALDSELGVDTAR, encoded by the coding sequence TTGGACAACGAGGAGAAGCTGCTCGGCTACCTCAAGCGGACGACCGCGGAACTGCGGGAGACCAAGCGCCGCCTGCGGGCCGTCGAACGGCGGGACGCCGAGCCGATCGCGATCGTCGCCATGGCCTGCCGCTACCCCGGCGGGGTGTCCTCCCCGGAGGACCTGTGGCGGCTCGTCGACGCCGGCCGGGACGCGATCACGGAGTTCCCGACCGACCGCGGCTGGGACACCGACGGCGTCTACGACCCGCGGCCGGGCGTGCCGGGCAAGACCTACTCCCGCGAAGGCGGGTTCCTCGACGACGTGGCCGGGTTCGACCCGGACTTCTTCGGCATCTCCCCGCGCGAGGCGCTGGCCACCGACCCGCAGCAGCGGCTGCTGCTGGAAGTCGCGTGGGAAGCGCTGGAACGCGGTGGCCTCGACCCGGCCGCGCTGCGCGGCAGCCGCACCGGCGTGTTCGCGGGCGTCATGTACCGGGACTACGCGAGCAAGCTGACCAGGGTGCCCGAAGAGGTCGAGGGCTACCTCGGCACGGGCGGGCTCGGCAGCGTCGTGTCCGGGCGCGTCGCCTACACGTTCGGCTTCGAAGGACCTGCCGTCACGGTCGACACGGCGTGTTCGTCGTCCCTGGTGGCGCTGCACCTGGCCGTGCGCGCGCTGCGGGCGGGGGAGTGCGACCTGGCGCTGGCCGGCGGCGTGACCGTGATGTCGACCCCGGCGACGTTCATCGACTTCAGCCGGCAGCGCGGCCTGGCCGCCGACGGCCGCTGCAAGTCGTTCTCCGACGACGCCGACGGCACCGGCTGGGGCGAGGGCGCGGGCGTGCTGCTGGTGGAACGGCTGTCCGACGCCGAACGGCTGGGGCACCCGGTGCTGGCCGTGGTGCGCGGCTCGGCGGTGAACTCCGACGGCGCGAGCAGCGGCCTGACCGCGCCCAACGGACCCTCGCAGCAGCGCGTGATCCGGGACGCCCTGGCCAACGCCGGGCTGATCGCCGCCGACGTGGACCTGGTCGAGGCGCACGGCACCGGCACCACGTTGGGCGACCCGATCGAGGCGCAGGCGCTGCTGGCGACCTACGGCCAGGGCCGCGACGAGCCGCTGTGGCTCGGGTCGGTGAAGTCGAACATCGGGCACACGCAGGCCGCGGCCGGTGTCGCCGGGATCATCAAGTCGGTGCTGGCGATGCGGCACGGCGTGCTGCCGCGGACGCTGCACGTGGGCGAGCCGTCGTCACGGGTGGACTGGTCGGCGGGCGCGGTGTCGCTGCTGGCGGAGGCGCGGCCGTGGCCGTCGGTGGACCGGCCGCGACGGGCGGCGGTCTCGTCGTTCGGGATCAGCGGCACGAACGCGCACGTGATCCTGGAAGGCGTCACGCCGGCCGAGGAACCCCCGGTTCCCTCCGGCGCCGTGGTGCCGTGGGTCCTTTCCGGACGGACCCGGGCCGCGGTGTCCGCTCAGGCCGCGCGGCTGGGCGCGGTGTCCGGCGACCCGGTCGACGTGGCGTACTCGTTGGCCACGTCGCGCTCGGCGTTCCCGCACCGGGCCGTGGTCGTCGGGTCGTCGGCCGAGGACTTCGCGGCGGGTCTGGACGCGGTGGCCGCCGGCGCGCCCGGTGTGGCGCGGGGCGAGGTCGTCGAGGGCGGGGTCGCGTTCCTGTTCACCGGGCAGGGCGCGCAACGGGCCGGCATGGGGTTGACCGCGTACCAGCGCTTCCCGGCGTACGCGGCGGCGTTCGACGAGGTGGCGGCGGCGTTGGCGCCGTGGCTGGACCGGCCGTTGGCGGAGGTGCTGGCGTCGGCGGACATCGACCGGACCGAGTACGCGCAGCCCGCGTTGTTCGCGGTCGAGGTGGCGCTGTTCCGGCTGGTGGTGTCGTGGGGCGTGCGGCCGGACTTCCTGGCCGGGCACTCGATCGGCGAGATCGCGGCCGCGCACGTGGCGGGCGTGCTGTCCCTGGACGACGCGGCCCGGCTGGTGGCGGCACGGGGCCGGTTGATGCAGGCGTTGCCGGAGGGCGGCGCGATGGTGGCGCTCCCGGTGCCGGAGGACGACGTGCTGCCGCTGTTGTCGGACTGGGTGGACCTCGCGGCGGTGAACGGGCCGCGGTCGGTGGTGGTGTCCGGTGACGAGGACGAGGTGCTGCGGGTCGCGGCGGCGTTCGGCGACCAGGGCAAGCGGCTGCGGGTCAGCCACGCGTTCCACTCCCACCGGATGAACGCGGCGCTCGGCGAGTTCCGGACGGTGGCCGAGTCGTTGACGTACTCGCCGCCCACCATCCCCATCGTCTCGACCGCCGGCGGCTTTTTGTCGGACCTGTCGGGTAGCGTGAACAACAGGGTTCCCCTGGGCGGGGACCCCTCCGCAGGTACGCGCGAAAGCACGTCCGGAGGCACGTCCGCGGGCACGGGCCCGCGTGGCGGTGCGGCGGGTGGAGTGGACTTCGGCGCGGAGTACTGGGTCCGGCACGCGCGGGTCGCGGTGCGGTTCCACGACGCGGTGCGGCAGCTCCAGGCCGACGGCGTCCGGACGTTCCTGGAGCTCGGGCCGCACGGCGTGCTGACCGCGATGGCGCAGGAGTTCCTGGACGACCCGGCGGCAGTCGTCCCCGTGCTGGTCCGCGACCGCCCGGACGACGTGGCGCTGGTCGAGGCGCTGGCCCGGCTGCACGTGCGCGGCGCGCGGGTGGACTGGGAGGCGTTCTTCGCCCCGCGCGGTGCCCGGCGCGTGGACCTGCCGACGTACCCGTTCCAGCGGGAGCGCTACTGGCTCGACCAGGCCGCCCCGGTCGGTGACGCGGGCGGGCTCGGCCAGACCGCGCTGGACCACCCGCTGCTGGGCGCGGCCGTGCCGGACCCCGAGACCGGTGGTGTGGTGTGCACGGGGCTGCTCTCGGTCCGCACGCACCCGTGGCTGGCCGACCACGAGGTGCTCGGCACGATCCTGGTGCCCGGCACCGGACTGGTGGAACTGGTCGGCCGGGCGGCGGCCGAGGTGGGCTGCGAGACCGTCGAAGAGCTGACCCTCGCCGCGCCGCTCGTGCTGCCCGAGCAGGGCGCGGTCGCCGTGCAGGTCACGGTCGGCGCACCGGACGGTGACGGCTTCCGGCCCGTGTCGGTGCACTCGCGGCCCGACGAGGACGACGCGCCGTGGACCAAGCACGCCACCGGCCTGCTCACCCGCACCGCCGGGCACCCCGCCACCGCCGAGGCGTGGCCGCCCGCCGGCGCCGAGCCGTTGCCGCTCGACGGCCTGTACGACCGGCTCGCCGACCAGGGCTACGTCTACGGTCCCGCGTTCCGGGCCCTGCGCGCGGCCTGGCGCCGGGGCGACGAGGTGTTCGCCGAAGCCGCCCTGCCCGACGCGGTCGCCGACGCCGACCGCTACGGCCTGCACCCCGCGCTGTTCGACGCCGCCCTGCACGCGAACCTCATCGAGGAGAGCGCCCAGGGCACCGCCCTGCCGTTCGCCTGGCACGGCGTCACCCGCCGCAAGCACGGCGTGCGCGTGGTCCGCACCCGCATCTCACCGACCGCGGACGGCCTCGCGGTCTCACTGTCCGACGAGGCGGGCAACCCCGTCGCCGAGGTCCGCTCGCTGGTCGCCCGCCCGGTGTCGGCCGCGCAGCTCGGCGGAGCCCGGCCCCGGTCGCTGTACCGGGTGGAGTGGACGCCGTTCGCGCTGCCCGCGACCGAGCCCTCGGACGGGTTCGTCGTGGTGGAACCGGAACTGCGGACCGGTGGTGACGTGCCGGCGGCCGTGCGCGCCAACGTGGACACCACCCTGCGGCTGATCCGCGACTGGCTGGCCGACGAACGGCAGGCGCACGCGAAGCTGGTCGTCGTCACCCGCACCGCCGACCTCGCCGTGGCGCCGATCCGGGGCCTGGTGCGGTCCGCCCAGGCCGAGCACGCCGACCGGTTCGTGCTGGCCGACCTCGACGACGACCCCGCCTCCACCCGCGCCCTGCCCGCCGCGCTGGCCTCCGGCGAACCCGAGATCACCGTCCGCGGGGGCAAGGCGTCCGCGCCACGCCTGGTCCGGACGAACCCGGCCGGCGAGCCCCCGAAGTTCACCGGCACCGTGCTGGTCACCGGCGGCACCACCGGTCTGGGCGCGCTCGTCGCCCGCCACCTCGTGGTCGAGCACGGCGTGCGGGACCTGCTGCTGGTCAGCCGCCGCGGCCACGCCCCCGAGCCGGCCGCCGACCTGCGCGCACTCGGCGCGGACGTCACGGTGGCGGCGTGCGACGTCGCCGACCGGGACGCCCTGGCCGCGCTGCTCGCCGAACACCCCGTGAAAGCCGTCGTGCACGCCGCCGGTGTCGTGGACAACGCCGTGATCACCGCGCTGACCCCGGAGCAGGTGGACCGGGTCCTGCGGCCCAAGGTGGACGCCGCCTGGAACCTGCACGAGTTGACGGGTGACCTGGACGCGTTCGTGCTGTTCTCGTCCGCGGCCGGCCTGGTCGTCGGCGCGGGCCAGGGCAACTACGCGGCGGCCAACGTGTTCCTCGACGCCCTCGCCGAGCACCGCCGCGCGCACGGCCTGCCCGCCACCTCGCTGGCGTGGGGCCTGTGGGACGGCACGGCGGGCCTGGCCGCGGGCCTGGACGACGCCGGGTTCGCCCGGATGCGCCGCCTCGGCATGCCACCGCTGTCCCCGGCCGAAGGGCTGGACCTGTTCGACGCCGCCCTCGCGGCCGACGACGCGGTGCTCGTGCCGATCCGCCTGGACCAGGCCGCGCTGCGGGCCCGCACCGACGCGCTGCCCGGCATGCTGCGCGACCTCGGCCGCGCCACCGAGGCCGCCGCGCCGGTCGACCTGCCCGCCCGGCTGCGCGACCTGCCCCCGGCGGAACGGGAACGCGCGCTGCTCGACCTGGTCCGCGGCACCGTCGCGGGCGTCCTCGGCCACCGCGGCGCGGAGGCCGTCGCCCCGGACCGGGCGTTCAGCGAACTGGGCTTCGACTCCCTGGCCGCGGTCGAGCTGCGCAACCAGCTCAACCAGGCCACCGGCTTGCGGTTGCCGTCGACGCTGGTGTTCGACTACCCGTCCGCCGCGGTCCTGGCCGGTCACCTCGACGTGCTGCTCACCCCCGCCGAAGCCGACCCGACCGCCGCGGTGCTCGCCGAGGTGGACCGGCTGGCGGCGGTGATCGCCGCGCTGGACCCGGAGGTGGACCGCGGTCCGGTCACCGCGCGGCTGGACGCCCTCGTCCGCCGCTGGCACGACACGCACGTCAGCGCCGCCGGCCCCGACGAGGAGCCGGACTTCGACGCGGCCACCGACGAGGAGCTGTTCGACGCCCTCGACTCCGAGCTCGGCGTCGACACCGCCCGCTGA
- a CDS encoding MMPL family transporter yields the protein MATSAEKTRSDEDKHESARTRTKRGRWLLPALLLIIWVVIGGVGADYQARLGEVLENSNEAFLPASAEATRVAEMKKAFETEAISPALLTFNRDGGLTEADLTYLNDKQAEIAGLKHPDLDPLGGLAERTLPVIPSEDGEAAQIIVALDAALGDKEAGVAKELRRIAGEGIPAGLEVNLTGPAGIGVDLEGVFGAIDGMLLLVTVGAVIVILLLIYRSPLMPLIVLTSSGLALTTASAVVYLLARDGVLTLDSQGQGILMVLVFGAATDYALLVVARFREELHLTANRFDAVRKSVRACVAPLFASAGTVALGLLCLLLSDLNNNRSLGPVGAIGVAASLAVTLTFLPALLALFGRASFWPFRPKHDGQPQRHGLFAKVSALVSRKPRTVWAGTLVLLLAAAAFAPQFRASGLDYVDTFTKDTESVRGLEVSAEHFPGGANLPGTIIARTEQRDEVIAAAQAVDGVARVTPTVDLETGQPKEADGLSSIDVTLRDISTSRAAQDTIVRLRDAVHAVPGADALVGGDSAALLDTRTTAEQDRWVIIPALLIVILLMLILLLRSLLAPILLTLTVAVSYAATIGVAALVFNELFEFANTDPSLPVLAFVFIAALGTDYNIFLMHRIREEAAKEGTREGTRRGLTLVGGVIVSAGVVLAATFGALAVLPLVGLVQMAFLVSFGVLLDTLIVRSLLVPALTIHIGRKFWWPSKLAKLDS from the coding sequence ATGGCGACGTCCGCTGAAAAGACGCGGTCGGACGAGGACAAGCACGAGTCGGCGCGCACCCGGACCAAGCGCGGCCGGTGGCTGCTGCCGGCGTTGCTGCTGATCATCTGGGTGGTGATCGGCGGCGTGGGCGCCGACTACCAGGCGCGACTCGGCGAGGTGCTGGAGAACAGCAACGAGGCGTTCCTGCCCGCCTCGGCGGAGGCGACCCGGGTCGCCGAGATGAAGAAGGCGTTCGAGACCGAGGCGATCTCCCCGGCGCTGCTGACGTTCAACCGGGACGGCGGCCTCACCGAGGCCGACCTGACCTACCTGAACGACAAGCAGGCCGAGATCGCCGGCCTCAAGCACCCCGACCTGGACCCCCTGGGCGGCCTGGCCGAACGGACCCTGCCGGTCATCCCGTCCGAGGACGGCGAGGCCGCGCAGATCATCGTCGCGCTGGACGCGGCGCTGGGCGACAAGGAAGCCGGCGTCGCCAAGGAGCTGCGCCGCATCGCCGGCGAGGGCATCCCGGCCGGCCTGGAGGTCAACCTCACCGGCCCGGCCGGCATCGGCGTCGACCTCGAAGGCGTGTTCGGCGCGATCGACGGCATGCTGCTGCTGGTCACGGTCGGCGCGGTCATCGTCATCCTGCTGCTGATCTACCGCAGCCCGCTGATGCCGCTGATCGTGCTGACGTCCAGCGGCCTGGCGCTGACCACCGCGTCCGCCGTGGTCTACCTGCTGGCCCGCGACGGCGTGCTCACCCTGGACAGCCAGGGCCAGGGCATCCTGATGGTGCTCGTGTTCGGCGCCGCCACGGACTACGCCCTGCTCGTCGTCGCACGGTTCCGCGAAGAGCTGCACCTGACCGCCAACCGGTTCGACGCGGTGCGCAAGAGCGTGCGGGCCTGCGTCGCGCCGCTGTTCGCCTCGGCGGGCACGGTCGCGCTCGGCCTGCTGTGCCTGCTGCTGTCGGACCTGAACAACAACCGCAGCCTCGGCCCGGTCGGCGCGATCGGCGTCGCCGCGTCCCTGGCCGTCACGCTGACGTTCCTGCCCGCCCTGCTCGCCCTGTTCGGCCGCGCCTCGTTCTGGCCGTTCCGCCCGAAGCACGACGGGCAGCCCCAGCGGCACGGCCTGTTCGCCAAGGTCTCGGCCCTGGTGTCGCGCAAACCGCGCACGGTGTGGGCGGGCACGCTGGTGCTGCTGCTGGCCGCGGCGGCGTTCGCGCCCCAGTTCCGCGCCTCCGGCCTGGACTACGTCGACACGTTCACCAAGGACACGGAGTCGGTGCGCGGCCTGGAGGTCTCCGCCGAGCACTTCCCCGGCGGCGCGAACCTGCCCGGCACGATCATCGCCAGGACCGAGCAGCGGGACGAGGTGATCGCCGCCGCGCAGGCCGTGGACGGCGTCGCCCGCGTCACGCCCACCGTCGACCTGGAGACCGGGCAGCCGAAGGAGGCCGACGGGCTGTCGTCGATCGACGTGACGCTGCGCGACATCTCCACGTCACGGGCGGCGCAGGACACGATCGTGCGGCTGCGTGACGCCGTGCACGCGGTGCCGGGCGCGGACGCCCTGGTCGGCGGTGACAGCGCCGCCCTGCTCGACACCCGCACCACGGCCGAGCAGGACCGGTGGGTGATCATCCCGGCGCTGCTGATCGTGATCCTGCTCATGCTGATCCTGCTGTTGCGGTCCCTGCTGGCGCCGATCCTGCTCACGCTGACCGTCGCGGTCTCCTACGCGGCGACCATCGGGGTGGCAGCGCTGGTGTTCAACGAGCTGTTCGAGTTCGCCAACACCGACCCGAGCCTGCCGGTGCTCGCGTTCGTGTTCATCGCGGCGCTGGGCACCGACTACAACATCTTCCTGATGCACCGGATCAGGGAGGAAGCGGCCAAGGAGGGCACCCGCGAGGGCACCCGGCGCGGCCTGACGCTGGTCGGCGGGGTGATCGTGTCGGCCGGCGTGGTGCTGGCGGCCACGTTCGGCGCCCTGGCCGTGCTGCCGCTGGTCGGGCTGGTGCAGATGGCGTTCCTGGTGTCGTTCGGCGTGCTGCTGGACACGCTGATCGTCCGGTCGCTGCTGGTGCCCGCGTTGACCATCCACATCGGACGCAAGTTTTGGTGGCCGAGCAAGCTGGCCAAGCTCGACTCCTGA
- a CDS encoding sensor histidine kinase: protein MVRRVLTAPLYGLALGVLSLVGLVQLVVVFVIGHAGMPPPTVPIRWARWLPNLCRRLVGRWSGTPVPVPYRPPPPKPEPDADGWYRDEDQLYSTPWIALFKRQWDWLTQDPATLRDHGWTLLNPVVGGVPALLPAGLIAAGAWRPLPLGVLLVATGFALGPAVMRWQAWWTPVLLAPTERTGRTQAWAWTAPRAMAVVRLASTIGTAVGGLGLAALHVLAIVPTFLLWWPEVTLVSRRVVQRRRDELTRWTGLDVPEPYLPEPEPPTPEADGTYRLRRPLVTVLYRSAEELRQAQRRQWTVRDPAAWRDLAWLLVNPLLVVVLAAVPLALVGYGFVGLLWVAAWAQLVRLFVPYDSWFAWTALTDLVPRLTVVPGPLSPLVGLVATVAGLALAPLALLAYAWVSRLLLAPTKAAVLARRVDRLTETRADASDAQAAELRRIERDLHDGAQAHWVAMGMRLGVVEQLIDRDPEAAKNLVVQAQQSSVNALRELRELIRGIHPPVLAERGLPDALRALAMDSPLDVEVRIDLPGRAEAPIEVGVYFSVQELLTNAAKHAEAVTAEVDVAHRDGVLRVEVADDGRGGADPRNGTGLRGVQRRIATFDGTLSLRSPRGGPTSVILEIPCALSLPRTSTSSETG, encoded by the coding sequence GTGGTCCGCAGGGTCCTGACCGCGCCCCTGTACGGCCTGGCGCTCGGCGTGCTGTCCCTGGTCGGGCTGGTCCAGCTCGTGGTCGTGTTCGTGATCGGTCACGCGGGCATGCCGCCGCCGACCGTGCCCATCCGCTGGGCGCGGTGGCTGCCGAACCTGTGCCGCCGGCTGGTGGGCCGGTGGTCCGGCACGCCCGTGCCGGTGCCCTACCGGCCGCCGCCGCCCAAGCCCGAACCGGACGCCGACGGCTGGTACCGCGACGAGGACCAGCTGTACTCCACGCCGTGGATCGCGCTGTTCAAGCGGCAGTGGGACTGGCTGACGCAGGACCCGGCCACGCTGCGCGACCACGGGTGGACGCTGCTCAACCCGGTCGTCGGCGGTGTGCCCGCGCTGCTGCCCGCCGGGCTGATCGCGGCGGGCGCGTGGCGGCCGCTGCCGCTCGGCGTGCTGCTGGTCGCGACCGGGTTCGCGCTCGGGCCGGCGGTGATGCGCTGGCAGGCGTGGTGGACGCCCGTGCTGCTCGCGCCGACCGAGCGCACCGGGCGCACCCAGGCGTGGGCGTGGACCGCGCCGCGGGCGATGGCGGTGGTGCGCCTGGCGTCCACCATCGGCACGGCGGTCGGCGGGCTCGGGCTCGCCGCCCTGCACGTGCTGGCGATCGTGCCGACGTTCCTGCTGTGGTGGCCGGAGGTGACGCTGGTCAGCCGCCGCGTCGTGCAGCGCCGCCGCGACGAGCTGACCCGCTGGACCGGGCTGGACGTGCCCGAGCCGTACCTGCCGGAGCCCGAACCGCCGACCCCCGAGGCGGACGGCACCTACCGGCTGCGCCGCCCGCTGGTCACCGTGCTGTACCGGTCGGCCGAGGAGCTGAGGCAGGCGCAACGGCGGCAGTGGACGGTGCGCGACCCGGCCGCGTGGCGGGACCTGGCGTGGCTGCTGGTGAACCCGCTGCTGGTCGTGGTGCTGGCGGCGGTGCCGCTGGCCCTGGTCGGCTACGGGTTCGTGGGGCTGCTGTGGGTCGCGGCCTGGGCGCAGTTGGTGCGGCTGTTCGTGCCGTACGACAGCTGGTTCGCGTGGACGGCCCTGACCGACCTCGTGCCCAGGTTGACCGTGGTGCCGGGGCCGCTGTCGCCGCTGGTGGGTCTGGTGGCGACCGTCGCCGGGCTCGCGCTGGCGCCGTTGGCGCTGCTCGCGTACGCGTGGGTGAGCAGGCTGCTGCTCGCGCCGACGAAGGCCGCCGTGCTGGCGCGCCGGGTCGACCGGCTCACCGAGACCCGTGCCGACGCCAGCGACGCGCAGGCCGCCGAGCTGCGCCGGATCGAACGGGACCTGCACGACGGCGCGCAAGCGCACTGGGTGGCCATGGGCATGCGGCTCGGCGTGGTCGAGCAGCTGATCGACCGCGACCCCGAGGCGGCGAAGAACCTGGTCGTCCAGGCGCAGCAGTCGTCGGTGAACGCGTTGCGGGAGCTGCGCGAGCTGATCCGCGGCATCCACCCGCCCGTGCTCGCCGAACGCGGCCTGCCCGACGCGCTCCGGGCGTTGGCGATGGACTCGCCGCTGGACGTCGAGGTCCGCATCGACCTGCCCGGCCGGGCCGAGGCGCCGATCGAGGTCGGCGTGTACTTCTCGGTGCAGGAACTGCTGACCAACGCCGCCAAGCACGCCGAGGCCGTGACCGCGGAGGTCGACGTCGCGCACCGCGACGGCGTGCTGCGGGTCGAGGTCGCCGACGACGGCCGCGGCGGCGCCGACCCGCGCAACGGCACCGGGCTGCGCGGCGTGCAGCGGCGTATCGCTACGTTTGACGGGACGCTGTCCCTGCGCAGCCCGCGGGGCGGTCCGACCAGTGTGATCTTGGAGATACCGTGCGCGTTGTCCTTGCCGAGGACCTCTACCTCCTCCGAGACGGGTTGA
- a CDS encoding response regulator: protein MRVVLAEDLYLLRDGLTHLLTAHGCEVVAAVESGPELAAAIEEHSPDVAIVDVRLPPTFTDEGLQTALEVRRKRPGLPVLVLSQHVEQLYARELLADGVGAIGYLLKDRVMNAAQFVDALRRVAGGGTVMDPDVIAKLLASNANKQPLGTLTPREREVLELMAEGCSNAAIGQRLFIGDGAVGKHTASIFAKLGLAVSDDTNRRVLAVIAYLNNAQT, encoded by the coding sequence GTGCGCGTTGTCCTTGCCGAGGACCTCTACCTCCTCCGAGACGGGTTGACCCACCTGCTCACCGCGCACGGCTGCGAGGTCGTGGCCGCGGTGGAGTCCGGCCCGGAGCTCGCCGCGGCGATCGAGGAGCACTCGCCCGACGTGGCCATTGTGGACGTCCGGCTGCCACCGACGTTCACCGACGAGGGGTTGCAGACGGCGCTGGAGGTGCGGCGCAAGCGCCCCGGGCTGCCGGTGCTCGTGCTGTCGCAGCACGTGGAGCAGCTGTACGCGCGGGAGCTGCTGGCCGACGGCGTGGGCGCGATCGGCTACCTGCTCAAGGACCGGGTGATGAACGCCGCGCAGTTCGTGGACGCGTTGCGGCGTGTGGCCGGCGGCGGGACCGTGATGGACCCCGACGTCATCGCGAAGTTGCTGGCCAGCAACGCGAACAAGCAGCCGCTCGGCACCCTGACGCCGCGTGAGCGGGAGGTGCTGGAGCTGATGGCGGAAGGCTGCTCCAACGCCGCGATCGGCCAGCGCCTGTTCATCGGCGACGGCGCCGTGGGCAAGCACACCGCCAGCATCTTCGCCAAGCTCGGCCTGGCCGTCTCCGACGACACCAACCGCCGCGTCCTGGCCGTCATCGCCTACCTGAACAACGCCCAAACGTAG